A window of the Tachyglossus aculeatus isolate mTacAcu1 chromosome 2, mTacAcu1.pri, whole genome shotgun sequence genome harbors these coding sequences:
- the LOC119943609 gene encoding olfactory receptor 51V1-like: MSALHPSNFNTSSFQLLGFPGLESAYPWIALPLSTIYTVVLLGNSTILYVLWVEQSLHEPMYYLLALLTTTDFGMGLSTLPTVLGVLWGHRQEISLNSCIAQAYFIHGLSIMESGVLLVMSWDRFIAICNPLRYTSLVTGSSIIKIGSIVLTRSWLLTLPVIIRLRFLFYCRPHVLSHSFCLHQDLLRLTCSDTRFNSFYALGLVIIILVLDSVLILASYILIFRTVLTVASRGERLKSLQTCTSHILAILVFYVPIIGLTMVHRFGKHLTPLVHVLMGHIYILFPPLMNPIIYSIKTQQIRKRIRGMFYPERS, from the coding sequence ATGTCTGCTCTCCACCCCTCCAACTTCAACACTTCCTCTTTCCAACTTCTGGGCTTCCCGGGGCTGGAATCGGCTTATCCATGGATCGCCCTCCCCTTGTCCACCATCTACACTGTAGTGCTACTGGGGAACAGCACCATCCTCTATGTACTCTGGGTAGAGCAAAGCCTCCATGAGCCCATGTACTACCTCTTGGCCCTGCTGACCACCACGGACTTCGGTATGGGACTCTCGACACTGCCCACGGTTCTGGGTGTCCTGTGGGGGCATCGCCAGGAAATCAGCCTCAACTCCTGCATTGCCCAAGCGTACTTCATCCATGGACTGTCCATCATGGAGTCCGGTGTCCTCCTAGTCATGTCTTGGGACCGCTTCATTGCCATCTGCAACCCCTTGCGCTACACTTCCCTAGTGACCGGCTCATCAATCATCAAAATCGGATCGATTGTTTTAACCAGGAGCTGGCTATTGACCCTTCCCGTGATCATTCGCCTGAGATTCCTCTTCTATTGCCGCCCCCATGTCCTCTCTCACTCCTTCTGCCTGCACCAGGACCTGCTCCGCTTGACTTGTTCTGACACTCGATTCAACAGTTTCTATGCCCTTGGGCTCGTGATCATCATTCTCGTCTTGGACTCTGTGCTTATTCTGGCTTCCTACATCCTGATCTTCCGGACCGTGCTGACTGTGGCCTCACGTGGGGAAAGGCTGAAGTCTCTCCAGACCTGCACCTCCCACATCCTCGCCATCTTGGTCTTTTACGTTCCCATCATTGGCCTTACCATGGTTCACCGTTTCGGAAAACACCTGACTCCTCTGGTCCACGTGCTCATGGGCCACATCTacattcttttccctcccctgatgaaccccatcatctacagtATCAAAACCCAGCAGATCCGCAAAAGGATCCGAGGGATGTTCTACCCAGAAAGGAGCTGA